A DNA window from Anastrepha obliqua isolate idAnaObli1 chromosome 5, idAnaObli1_1.0, whole genome shotgun sequence contains the following coding sequences:
- the LOC129249240 gene encoding uncharacterized protein LOC129249240, whose protein sequence is MKSLFIFGLLVLSTLTYAEDAQKAAEPKSAEPAPAATEAKPVSTAEKKQEKRGIISGTGYGYGGHGGGGAVLIGGHGGGHGGGGAVLIGGHGGGHGGGGVIISGGHGGGALIGGTGLGGGLGGGLGGGGIAVGAAIPTNVQTSYVERQVAVPYQVERAVPYPVEQIVQVPVQVPVPQPYPVERTVQVPVKQIVKVPVHIPQPYPVEKTVHVQVPVHVDRPVPVKVPVPAPYPVEKIVQVPVKVPVPQPYPVEKIVQVPVKVPVHVPQPYPVEKIVQVPVKVPVDRPYPVHVIKPYPVPVEKPVPYTVEKRVTIPVQVPVDHPVPVPVDRPVAVPVKVAVPRPYPVIKEIPVPVERKVPYPVKVPVDVPRPVHVEQHVPVAVEQHVPYKVPVPVPVHVESHVAPAATIISGGGGYGGHSLGGIGGYGGHSIGGYGGHAISYGYGHGHGHIHKRK, encoded by the exons ATGAAGTCATTG TTCATTTTCGGCCTCTTGGTCCTATCTACACTCACTTATGCGGAGGATGCGCAAAAAGCCGCCGAACCCAAGTCCGCTGAGCCCGCACCTGCCGCCACCGAAGCGAAACCGGTCAGTACGGCCGAAAAGAAACAGGAGAAACGTGGCATCATTTCCGGCACCGGCTACGGCTATGGTGGacatggtggtggtggtgcagTGTTGATCGGTGGACATGGCGGTGGACACGGTGGTGGTGGCGCAGTGTTGATCGGTGGACATGGCGGTGGACATGGTGGTGGTGGCGTCATTATCAGTGGGGGACATGGCGGCGGTGCTCTTATTGGCGGCACTGGGCTCGGTGGTGGATTAGGTGGTGGATTGGGTGGTGGTGGCATTGCTGTTGGCGCTGCCATACCCACGAATGTACAAACCTCCTATGTCGAACGCCAAGTCGCCGTGCCCTATCAGGTAGAACGCGCCGTGCCATACCCAGTGGAGCAAATCGTTCAAGTACCAGTACAAGTGCCTGTACCACAACCCTACCCAGTCGAAAGAACAGTACAAGTGCCCGTAAAGCAGATCGTCAAAGTGCCAGTGCATATACCACAACCCTACCCAGTGGAGAAAACCGTGCATGTGCAAGTGCCCGTACACGTAGATCGTCCAGTGCCTGTAAAGGTGCCCGTTCCAGCGCCATACCCAGTGGAGAAAATCGTTCAAGTCCCCGTCAAAGTACCAGTGCCGCAGCCCTACCCTGTGGAGAAGATCGTGCAGGTACCTGTCAAGGTACCCGTTCATGTGCCACAACCTTACCCAGTTGAAAAGATTGTACAAGTACCTGTTAAAGTGCCCGTCGATCGTCCCTATCCAGTGCATGTAATCAAACCATATCCAGTGCCCGTAGAGAAGCCTGTGCCCTACACTGTTGAGAAACGCGTCACCATACCCGTGCAGGTGCCCGTCGATCACCCAGTTCCAGTGCCGGTAGATCGTCCAGTAGCTGTGCCTGTGAAGGTGGCAGTACCCAGACCATACCCAGTCATCAAAGAAATCCCAGTGCCAGTGGAGCGCAAAGTGCCCTATCCCGTTAAGGTGCCAGTCGATGTTCCACGCCCCGTTCATGTCGAGCAGCATGTCCCAGTGGCCGTTGAGCAACATGTGCCCTACAAAGTACCTGTTCCGGTGCCAGTTCATGTTGAAAGCCATGTCGCACCAGCGGCTACAATAATCAGCGGAGGTGGAGGCTATGGCGGCCACTCTCTTGGCGGTATTGGCGGCTATGGCGGTCATTCGATTGGAGGTTATGGTGGTCACGCGATCAGCTATGGCTATGGCCATGGACATGGACATATCCACAAAAGGAAGTAA
- the LOC129247268 gene encoding chromosome-associated kinesin KIF4-like produces the protein MGVLDKLCSGFNATIFTYGQTGFGNTHTIGIAFGGELDENSMVMPRLMYNIFKRIKSLQRFTETLVSSVDETIDCLMLGSSSRAIAATAMNEQSSRSHTIFTITVEATKKDEMSTVTTSKFHLVDLAGSQRSKKTQATASQGSGFVRFRDFKLTRLLQDSLGVNPIILMIACVSPADYNVAETLCYADRARKIKNKPIAKSAIQQLPIELLAANGEVIE, from the exons ATGGGAGTATTGGACAAATTGTGTTCCGGATTCAATGCCACAATATTTACCTATGGTCAGACTGGTTTTGGCAACACTCACACTATTGGTATAGCGTTTGGCGGAGAGTTGGATGAAAATTCAATGGTCATGCCTCGATTAATGTACAATATCTTTAAACGCATTAAAAGTTTACAAA GATTTACGGAAACCCTGGTTTCATCGGTTGACGAAACAATTGACTGTCTTATGCTTGGCTCATCAAGCCGCGCTATTGCGGCTACTGCCATGAATGAGCAGTCATCGCGCTCACATACGATTTTCACTATCACCGTTGAGGCCACCAAGAAAGACGAAAT GAGCACAGTAACTACTTCAAAGTTCCATTTAGTAGATTTGGCTGGTTCACAACGCTCTAAGAAGACACAAGCTACAG CTAGTCAGGGCTCTGGTTTTGTCCGCTTTCGGGACTTCAAATTGACTCGTTTGTTGCAAGACTCCCTAGGCGTCAATCCGATCATTCTTATGATAGCCTGCGTTAGTCCGGCCGACTATAATGTTGCTGAGACCCTTTGCTATGCAGACCGTGcgcgtaaaattaaaaataaaccgaTCGCCAAGAGTGCCATACAACAGTTACCTATTGAACTGTTGGCCGCTAATGGGGAAGTTATAGAATGA